In the genome of Dermacentor silvarum isolate Dsil-2018 chromosome 1, BIME_Dsil_1.4, whole genome shotgun sequence, one region contains:
- the LOC125942399 gene encoding uncharacterized protein LOC125942399 yields the protein MSRYKNCKLLSLASSKVKSKPLPCCLDFTFELAKDNSLQFLYLDITLTDEGSCWMYRPRAHKELVPYESTHSKTVKRAIATMCLESALKKSCCHKAQGSFDEQILKLRKAGFPCSVLSAVSEALLKKVKKERKVSTEEGQTFEKKAKPVVIPYSHKVAHNLKHVAVKYKIPVVSSAPRKLATLCRLIGSDNSKKAGCSIKHTNPFVKCEEGVVYCIPLKCGKEYVGQTGRCINDRLREHKLSLKYGYGSNLPLHCKACGNENKQACEARLQDTTILFKSKDSVARELLEANQIRKRGETCVSSPSLNIYTNESVFLDKF from the coding sequence atgtcaagatataaaaactgcaagctgttatccttggctagttcaaaagtaaaatctaagcctttgccgtgctgtttagattttacttttgaactagccaaggataacagcttgcagtttttatatcttgacataacccttactgacgaaggttcctgctggatgtatcgaccccgtgcccacaaggaattggtgccgtatgagtctacacactccaagactgttaaacgtgcgattgccactatgtgcctcgaatccgcccttaaaaaatcgtgctgtcataaggcacaaggaagctttgacgaacagattttgaaattgaggaaggctggcttcccttgttcggttttaagtgcagtttcggaggcgttattgaaaaaggtgaaaaaagaaagaaaagtaagcactgaagaaggtcaaacattcgaaaagaaagccaaaccagtggtgattccgtattctcacaaagtggcgcacaatcttaaacacgtcgccgtgaaatacaaaattcctgtggtttcttccgcaccccgaaaacttgctactttgtgccgcctgattggttctgataactctaagaaagcagggtgttccattaaacatacgaatccttttgtgaagtgtgaggaaggagttgtatactgtatacctctgaagtgtgggaaagagtacgtcggccaaactggccgatgtattaatgatcgcctgcgggagcataagctttcattgaaatatggttatggctcaaacttgcctcttcattgcaaggcctgcggcaatgaaaataaacaagcatgtgaagcaaggcttcaagatactacaatcttgtttaaaagtaaagactctgtggcacgtgaattgttggaggccaaccagattaggaagagaggggaaacatgtgtcagctccccatctctgaatatatacacaaatgaaagtgtgtttttagataagttttag